From the Theobroma cacao cultivar B97-61/B2 chromosome 2, Criollo_cocoa_genome_V2, whole genome shotgun sequence genome, one window contains:
- the LOC18609213 gene encoding LOW QUALITY PROTEIN: endonuclease 2 (The sequence of the model RefSeq protein was modified relative to this genomic sequence to represent the inferred CDS: substituted 1 base at 1 genomic stop codon), translating to MEGRRMQILALFSFMLITLPAIHGWGTDGHSIVCRIAQSRLSEAAGDAVKQLLPKFAEDDLGSVCSWADQVKFRYRWSSALHFLNTPDTCTYQYQRDCKDEEGEKGRCVAGAINNYTSQLLSYNSSASKAEYNLTEALLFLSHFMADIHQPLHVGFASDKGGNTIDVHWYTRKEVLHHVWDSNIIETAEERFYDSNVDAMIDAIQXNITTEWVDQVKRWETCSLNKTACPDIYASEGIKAACDWAYKGATEGSVLEDDYFLSRLPIVNWRLAQGGVRLAAILNRIFG from the exons atggaGGGCCGTAGAATGCAGATATTAGCTTTATTCTCTTTTATGCTTATTACGCTTCCAGCAATACATGGTTGGGGTACTGATGGCCATTCCATAGTTTGTAGAATTGCTCAG TCTCGCTTGAGTGAAGCAGCAGGAGATGCTGTGAAGCAACTTTTGCCAAAATTTGCAGAAGATGACCTTGGAAGTGTGTGTTCATGGGCAGATCAAGTTAAGTTCCGTTACCGCTGGTCATCTGCTCTTCATTTCCTTAACACCCCTGATACTTGCACTTACCAGTACCAAA GGGACTGCAAAGatgaagaaggagaaaagggAAGGTGTGTTGCTGGGGCTATTAACAACTACACCTCCCAGCTTCTTAGCTACAACTCTTCTGCAAGTAAAGCTGAAT ATAACCTTACGGAGGCActtctcttcctttctcattTTATGGCAGACATCCATCAG CCTTTACATGTTGGTTTCGCATCAGACAAGGGAGGCAACACAATTGATGTCCACTGGTATACAAGAAAAGAAGTTCTTCACCAT GTATGGGATAGCAATATAATTGAGACAGCGGAGGAAAGGTTCTATGATTCAAATGTAGACGCCATGATTGAtgcaattcaataaaatattacg ACTGAATGGGTAGATCAAGTGAAAAGATGGGAGACCTGCAGTCTCAATAAGACAGCATGCCCTGACAT ATATGCATCTGAAGGTATCAAAGCGGCCTGTGATTGGGCATATAAAGGTGCCACAGAAGGGTCAGTACTTGAAG ATGACTATTTTCTCTCCCGATTACCAATTGTTAACTGGAGGTTAGCTCAGGGGGGAGTGCGATTGGCAGCCATTCTCAACCGTATCTTTGGGTGA